CATATCAACCTCTTCACATCTTTTACCCTGTGCAACTTCATCTACATTTTTATGTGCGAGGGTAATTTTTGTCTCTTTACTTTCAGGATTTATCGTCACTCTAAAGATTTTGTCAAAATAAACGAAAAACCATTGTGACGCATTAGGTTCCATAATGTTTGCATcttgaaaagaaaagaaagatttgttaatttaaagagataaaaaataaatttgggaaTTAAATGACCTTTCTAAATTTTAAGCCTTTTCACGCATCAAATAACAGCGATTGgataaaactattttcatttaacTAGTTACTTTTCTAGGTAGCATTTGGCATTTGGAAAGATCTGGAATCGATTTAATACCTTCAAAAATAACCTTCTGAGAGAAATTTCTGTAGGGAGTGGTAACAAAGTTAATTTGGGAATAAGTAATGAACTggtaaatagtttcttttttaatatcagtaactaaaaaaatctttactttttgagttagttttaaaatatagtttaccAGACTTTTTTATGGCACTCAATAAATTCAATTGcgtatgcaaatatttttttctttttcactatTTAAACTGTTTGACAAAGAAGtgtataaaaattacttttgttgaaaataaacaaaaaacgcaCGGGGTTCGCAAagcgtaaatttttaaaaaagaaatctataTGACGTAAAATGTGAACCAAAATGACCTAATctctaacaagaaaattaaaaggttttaataaaaataaaaaatcttatactgatttcagaaaaattgtactGAATATAGAATAATTTAAGGGAATATGAAGAGATTCTTAAAAAGtctaaaatatattcagaagacAACATTTTATtcgagattttttaaatgaatactaGCCCTAAGATCGTTTGTTTTTGAGTTTATTGTACTTTtctctattttataaatattaccttTGGTTGAATAAGCtacttttcaagatttcacaatagattaaaaagtaataaaaaatatcttacgCCTTTATTGAAGTgcttcattctttgaaattttagttgaaaatataaagtcAATTGATATAATGAAAGGTTTAGAAAAATTCTGTAATCTCGTTTTAAATCACATTTTATTAGTGTTTTTCATGATATCAATCGTTCTTTCAAGTGTTTAAgttattttaggttatgtttggctgattaaaaatatatatttattgcaCCACAAATGCGCTCCATagcattaaaaagtaaaaattgtttgtctttgTTGAAATGATCACTTCTGAATATGTAACCTCAAAGAACTTAAAAATCACTTCATCACTTAATCGGGTACTACGATTTTGGTCAAaccccataatttaaaaaatatcatttctctttgttgagttcaaaaataattcttgcaaaatgattcttctgagaattgacgccgcgctgctGGATGCAGACGCGAGTAAGCACGATAGCGAGCTCACGTCTAGCAGTATTGAGGCTTCGATGCCCACTGAAGTCGATGAGACTATTAAGATTTTTTCATGCAATTATAAATGAGCTTGTCATTGACAATAGCGCCGCCTCACGCTGTTACGTTGATTTAATTATGTAGACAcccaattcatattttttttatttctttttgactTATtctaaagtacttgaatttttctcaatcgctctttcagaaaattaaagaCGACAGTTCACGGGAGCATTCTTTTGCCACTTTGAAGCGCTAATGCTAATTAGTGTTCTTTTATAAATAGATAAACCTGAAATATGATTACTTATTACGCTTGtttgtaaaaagataaattggcctccttttacaaaaaatttaaatttaaataaaaatgtaatggattgaaatttaactctttttaattgaaaattattgtatttcattgaaaattcgcattttatattcaaattcaaatagttataattcaaaattaattccttttgttactttttttattgaaaatgtaagaacatgaaaattcgactttttggtgaaaaacttacattcttagttgaaaattcatcttattaattGAACGTTAAAtcattatgattaaaattttaaataaaattattataagctCTACTGTTTTGCAGAAATATCATTCTTTTCACATGAAAATGCAACACTGCATATCAAACTTAAcgtctttcttgactgaaaaataatccATGGTTTAGAAtgcaactcttgttgaaaattcggctttttaattgaaaactcacctGTTATGGTAGCAATCTCatcacttttggtttaaataggGTGATCAGTACCTGCTAAATTAAACGCTCGGAAAGCAAAACGGGCCGAGCGTTCCAGCAGTAGGTAGGAGTGGGGATGACCTTGAGATATAGCGACGGAAGAGAGAACGTCTTTCTTCGCGTTTTCCGCACGTCATCGCCACTACTACCTGCTGCTCGAGCaccaaagaagatttcaaaatattcactaGGGCGCGAGATATTTTTAGCGTGTAACCAGCCCCTTCCCCTCCTTGACACTTGCAATAAATCCTACAGTTTTTTGGTGcaaagtttttactttttcgtgCAATCGTGCGCACTTGAGGTGCAATTAAAAAGGTTTcggtaaatttaaatatattgggggggggggggagttgtcATGAAAAACGTACCTAAGTAGATGCGTAAAAATGAGCAAGAAATTTGTAATGTAAGTTATAGATAAGTCTTACTAGTTGTTATGGAGGGTCGGACTCCCAGAAGTTTTCCATTTTCATCTAAACATTCCACTAATCTCTGGCCTCCTGTTAAAATAACAAGACGGACTAAATGATTAGGCGTTCCATGGGGTGTTTTAGTAGGACATTTATTTTCGGGATAATCAGCTTGCACAATTCTTTGGTTTCCATTTAGCCAGACTTCAATTAGCTGTCCCTTATGCGAGATAAACCCATCTGAAGCGCGTGTTAGACGGACGGGTTTTGGACTGGAAGtactttttattcgaaatttgccATGAATGACCCCGTCCTGGCGCCTGCTTTCCCGGCCGCGCGGGCGTCCGGCCCCGCGGCGTACTCCGCCCCACCTTGTACCGGATCCTGAACTTGATCCTTGGTGTTCCATAGCATTCagttcttaaaaaaaacatagatttgtaataagaaatcaaattaaatcttaaaatcaaaattaaacctTGAACAAATTCTACAATGATACATTGTAAATGGAATAATTCGATACCTCGATGCTAAACAATCTGCCCTAGTGCGCGCAACTattgatcaaattttacacaaatctaatttttGAGTTCTTCAAATTTCACTTATTACATatttattgtattataaaaattccGTGAgttccaagtattttaaaataattcatgtgTAGatgctattttcaaaaaaattcagtgcTATTGATTACTGATTCAGTAATTAGGTTaactaatattaattaattgatttggaGAAATAATCAATACGATTACATTCGGGggattcgaaaaatttaagaaatttagaaaacgcaggtaattctaagaattcatagaattccgtaaatgaataatattcagggaataaataatattcagggaattcatttaatttaaagaatttagggaacttagaaaattcataaaatttagataatt
This Belonocnema kinseyi isolate 2016_QV_RU_SX_M_011 chromosome 3, B_treatae_v1, whole genome shotgun sequence DNA region includes the following protein-coding sequences:
- the LOC117169983 gene encoding uncharacterized protein LOC117169983, with protein sequence MNLSTDLELNAMEHQGSSSGSGTRWGGVRRGAGRPRGRESRRQDGVIHGKFRIKSTSSPKPVRLTRASDGFISHKGQLIEVWLNGNQRIVQADYPENKCPTKTPHGTPNHLVRLVILTGGQRLVECLDENGKLLGVRPSITTNANIMEPNASQWFFVYFDKIFRVTINPESKETKITLAHKNVDEVAQGKRCEEVDMAGFKFVVIRGEKNGDITGAEPLVPPPSLPIS